A region of Stigmatopora nigra isolate UIUO_SnigA chromosome 6, RoL_Snig_1.1, whole genome shotgun sequence DNA encodes the following proteins:
- the ufsp2 gene encoding ufm1-specific protease 2 isoform X1, with amino-acid sequence MISDSNAFEARDFLRVRGSLELKCLLDSSDVTLMQEAISRTFENLRSHVKFDSCVLKVQDSPVIIWPNKSVHMTPKEITASTLCEELHKWIRTEGQEMGDKKSAKKKGKKICLARVISLHLMMEATKPGPLPAPILCRTIQKSHFLSATLPIDCAIYIHPTKTIKDACDCLMVAITKQLHEMEREMLCHMKGTTILVPQPFHFLLPNPIGLVTAVYPAGVPDSQLETQRKKLHERFELPEDKPYFRRANAYHFPNEPYKDGYLRNPHLVLTHPTLDDGKLYLVQGLYSYHHYMQDRMDDNGWGCAYRSLQTICSWFQQQGYVERAVPTHKEIQQALVDVGDKQATFVGSRKWIGSFEVHAVLNQLLGVTSKILLVSQGSEMASKGRELANHFLSEGTPVMIGGGVLAHTILGVAWSETTGQIRFLILDPHYTGAEDLQVITEKGWCGWKGPEFWDQTAYYNMCLPQKPKAI; translated from the exons ATG ATTTCTGATTCAAATGCCTTCGAAGCACGAGACTTTCTCCGCGTGAGAGGATCTCTGGAGCTCAAATGTCTTCTGGACAGCTCAGATG TGACACTAATGCAAGAAGCCATATCAAGAACATTTGAGAACCTACGTTCTCATGTGAAGTTTGACTCTTGCGTCCTCAAAGTCCAGGACAGCCCAGTTATTATTTGGCCAAATAAAAGTGTCCACATGACGCCAAAAGAAATAACTGCAAGCACATTATGTGAAGAGCTACATAAGTGGAtacg GACAGAAGGACAAGAGATGGGTGacaaaaagtcagcaaaaaagaagggcaaaaaaatatgtttggct AGAGTAATCAGCCTCCACCTGATGATGGAGGCGACAAAGCCAGGTCCCCTCCCTGCACCCATCCTTTGCAGAACCATCCAGAAGTCCCACTTCCTCTCTGCAACACTTCCTATTGACTGTGCCATCTATATCCACCCCACTAAAACCATCAAAGA TGCCTGTGATTGTTTGATGGTGGCGATTACAAAGCAGTTGCACGAGATGGAGCGAGAGATGCTGTGCCACATGAAGGGGACGACGATATTGGTCCCACAGCCTTTTCACTTCCTGCTCCCAAATCCTATAGGACTGGTGACAGCAGTATATCCTGCGGGGGTGCCCGACAGCCAGCTAGAGACCCAGCGTAAG AAGCTACATGAGCGCTTTGAACTACCAGAGGACAAGCCCTATTTTAGAAGAGCCAACGCTTATCACTTCCCGAATGAACCCTACAAAGACGGTTATCTCCGAAACCCTCACCTTGTGCTCACGCATCCTACCTTGGATGATGGAAAG ttGTACTTGGTGCAGGGGCTGTACAGTTACCACCACTACATGCAGGACCGTATGGACGATAATGGCTGGGGCTGCGCTTATCGTTCCCTACAAACTATCTGCTCCTGGTTCCAGCAGCAAGGTTATGTGGAGAGAGCCGTTCCCACACATAAGGAGATTCAGCAG gcaTTAGTGGATGTTGGAGACAAACAAGCGACATTTGTGGGCTCCCGTAAGTGGATTGGATCTTTTGAGGTTCATGCAGTTTTGAACCAACTCCTCGGGGTCACGTCTAAGATTTTACTCGTGAG TCAGGGTTCAGAGATGGCCTCAAAAGGAAGAGAACTGGCCAACCACTTCCTGTCTGAAGGGACACCGGTGATGATTG GTGGTGGCGTTTTAGCTCATACCATCCTTGGTGTTGCTTGGAGTGAGACCACCGGGCAGATTCGCTTTCTCATCCTGGATCCGCATTACACAGGTGCAGAAGACTTGCAAGTCATCACAGAAAAG GGATGGTGCGGCTGGAAAGGACCTGAGTTTTGGGATCAAACTGCGTATTATAATATGTGTCTTCCGCAAAAGCCGAAAGCAATTTAA
- the ufsp2 gene encoding ufm1-specific protease 2 isoform X2 yields the protein MSSGQLRWTEGQEMGDKKSAKKKGKKICLARVISLHLMMEATKPGPLPAPILCRTIQKSHFLSATLPIDCAIYIHPTKTIKDACDCLMVAITKQLHEMEREMLCHMKGTTILVPQPFHFLLPNPIGLVTAVYPAGVPDSQLETQRKKLHERFELPEDKPYFRRANAYHFPNEPYKDGYLRNPHLVLTHPTLDDGKLYLVQGLYSYHHYMQDRMDDNGWGCAYRSLQTICSWFQQQGYVERAVPTHKEIQQALVDVGDKQATFVGSRKWIGSFEVHAVLNQLLGVTSKILLVSQGSEMASKGRELANHFLSEGTPVMIGGGVLAHTILGVAWSETTGQIRFLILDPHYTGAEDLQVITEKGWCGWKGPEFWDQTAYYNMCLPQKPKAI from the exons ATGTCTTCTGGACAGCTCAGATG GACAGAAGGACAAGAGATGGGTGacaaaaagtcagcaaaaaagaagggcaaaaaaatatgtttggct AGAGTAATCAGCCTCCACCTGATGATGGAGGCGACAAAGCCAGGTCCCCTCCCTGCACCCATCCTTTGCAGAACCATCCAGAAGTCCCACTTCCTCTCTGCAACACTTCCTATTGACTGTGCCATCTATATCCACCCCACTAAAACCATCAAAGA TGCCTGTGATTGTTTGATGGTGGCGATTACAAAGCAGTTGCACGAGATGGAGCGAGAGATGCTGTGCCACATGAAGGGGACGACGATATTGGTCCCACAGCCTTTTCACTTCCTGCTCCCAAATCCTATAGGACTGGTGACAGCAGTATATCCTGCGGGGGTGCCCGACAGCCAGCTAGAGACCCAGCGTAAG AAGCTACATGAGCGCTTTGAACTACCAGAGGACAAGCCCTATTTTAGAAGAGCCAACGCTTATCACTTCCCGAATGAACCCTACAAAGACGGTTATCTCCGAAACCCTCACCTTGTGCTCACGCATCCTACCTTGGATGATGGAAAG ttGTACTTGGTGCAGGGGCTGTACAGTTACCACCACTACATGCAGGACCGTATGGACGATAATGGCTGGGGCTGCGCTTATCGTTCCCTACAAACTATCTGCTCCTGGTTCCAGCAGCAAGGTTATGTGGAGAGAGCCGTTCCCACACATAAGGAGATTCAGCAG gcaTTAGTGGATGTTGGAGACAAACAAGCGACATTTGTGGGCTCCCGTAAGTGGATTGGATCTTTTGAGGTTCATGCAGTTTTGAACCAACTCCTCGGGGTCACGTCTAAGATTTTACTCGTGAG TCAGGGTTCAGAGATGGCCTCAAAAGGAAGAGAACTGGCCAACCACTTCCTGTCTGAAGGGACACCGGTGATGATTG GTGGTGGCGTTTTAGCTCATACCATCCTTGGTGTTGCTTGGAGTGAGACCACCGGGCAGATTCGCTTTCTCATCCTGGATCCGCATTACACAGGTGCAGAAGACTTGCAAGTCATCACAGAAAAG GGATGGTGCGGCTGGAAAGGACCTGAGTTTTGGGATCAAACTGCGTATTATAATATGTGTCTTCCGCAAAAGCCGAAAGCAATTTAA